A DNA window from Linepithema humile isolate Giens D197 chromosome 6, Lhum_UNIL_v1.0, whole genome shotgun sequence contains the following coding sequences:
- the TyrRS gene encoding tyrosine--tRNA ligase, cytoplasmic — MALAWTDKYKLITRNLAEWLGDEKLKSILKKRDLKLYWGTATTGKPHIGYFAPMSKIADFLRAEAEVTILFADLHAYLDNMKAPWELLELRTQYYETIIKAMLKSIDVPLDKLKFVKGTDYQLSKEYTLDMYRLSSLVTEHDAKKAGAEVVKQISNPLLSGLLYPGLQALDEQHLKIDAQFGGVDQRKIFTFAEKYLPMMGYEKHIHLMNPMIPGLAGAKMSSSEDDSKIDLLDNPAAVKKKLKKAFCEPGNIADNGVLAFSKHIIFPLFKNGEVFNVSRSAEFGGDVSFSEYESLEAAFAKQEIHPGDLKNAVEVYINRLLDPIRKEFENSKLKSLASKAYPPQKKAAEAEITPARLDIRVGKIVEVKKHPDADSLYVEKIDLGEPSGPRTIVSGLVNFVPINEMENRMVVILANLKPANLRGISSHGMVLCASVEEPTRQVEPLRPPAGSVPGDEIVIEGYEDGTADDVLNPKKKVWEKLQVDLVVNGDGVASWSGNPLLTSTGGKITSDSLRNVPIK, encoded by the exons ATGGCTTTGGCGTGGACTGATAAATATAAGCTCATTACCAGGAATCTGGCAGAATGGCTGGGAGACGAGAAACTCAAGAGTATCTTGAAGAAACGTGATCTCAAGCTGTACTGGGGCACAGCTACAACAGGAAAGCCTCATATTGGCTACTTTGCGCCTATGTCCAAAATAGCTGACTTTTTACGAGCAGAAGCGGAAGTAACGATTCTCTTTGCGGATCTTCACGCATACTTGGACAACATGAAGGCACCCTGGGAACTGTTGGAGCTTCGTACTCAATATTATGAAACTATAATCAAGGCAATGCTGAAATCCATCGATGTTCCACTGGACAAACTAAAGTTCGTCAAAGGAACTGATTATCAATTATCCAA GGAATACACATTAGACATGTATCGTCTGAGCTCGCTGGTGACGGAACACGATGCGAAGAAAGCGGGTGCCGAGGTCGTCAAGCAGATTTCCAATCCTTTGCTGTCTGGTCTTCTGTATCCAGGTTTACAGGCGCTCGACGAGCAGCATCTGAAAATCGATGCACAGTTCGGTGGCGTTGATCAAAGAAAGATTTTCACTTTCGCGGAAAAGTACTTGCCGATGATGGGATACGAGAAACATATTCATCTAATGAATCCAATGA tTCCCGGATTGGCAGGCGCAAAGATGTCTTCATCCGAGGACGATTCCAAAATTGATTTGTTGGACAATCCTGCGGCGGTCAAAAAGAAGCTTAAAAAGGCGTTTTGCGAACCTGGAAATATCGCGGACAACGGAGTCTTGGCGTTCTCAAAACACATCATATTTCCGCTATTCAAAAATGGCGAAGTATTTAACGTATCCAGATCTGCAGAATTCg gTGGCGACGTGTCCTTCTCCGAGTACGAGAGCTTGGAAGCGGCCTTCGCGAAACAAGAGATACACCCCGGTGATTTGAAAAACGCCGTGGAGGTGTACATTAACAGACTCCTGGATCCGATAAGAAAGGAATTTGAAAATTCGAAGCTGAAGTCGCTTGCGAGCAAAGCATATCCTCcgcaaaaaa AAGCCGCGGAGGCGGAAATTACTCCTGCGAGATTGGATATCCGAGTGGGCAAAATAGTCGAAGTGAAGAAGCATCCCGATGCGGACTCGCTCTACGTGGAGAAGATAGATTTAGGCGAACCGAGCGGTCCACGTACCATAGTTAGCGGTCTAGTTAATTTCGTACCTATAAATGAGATGGAGAACAGGATGGTGGTAATCCTGGCCAATTTGAAGCCGGCGAATCTCAGGGGAATCTCATCGCACGGAATGGTCCTCTGTGCTTCGGT CGAGGAACCGACAAGGCAAGTGGAGCCTTTGAGACCTCCGGCGGGTAGCGTGCCGGGTGATGAAATTGTTATCGAGGGATACGAAGACGGGACGGCGGACGACGTGCTTAATCCAAAGAAGAAAGTGTGGGAGAAGCTGCAG GTTGATCTTGTGGTGAACGGTGATGGTGTAGCTTCGTGGAGTGGAAATCCACTGCTCACTTCGACGGGCGGCAAGATAACGAGCGACTCTCTAAGAAACGTTCCCATCAAATAA